One stretch of uncultured Fibrobacter sp. DNA includes these proteins:
- a CDS encoding cadherin repeat domain-containing protein, with protein sequence EKVDPSYVVRLIVTDKGLLADTLVRTIEVIDVNEAPTIENADFAIKENSDIGSTVGVMEVSDPDKVVEDPEAYNAAFRDLVYTIVEEDKDVPFVMDSNEVKVNGALDHEGVVTYTFRVAVSDKNDPKLTDTATVTVTIDNVNETPNLDCLEDDENCDGPFKIEENSPTGTPIHNFAVSDVDAGDVLTLTLEDTLGRGAESLFDVKFNDDKTQMVVFVKDGKKLDYEKVDPSYVVRLIVTDKGLLADTLVRTIEVIDVNELQVVDDATFDVDENSTVGTKVGSLVVTDPDIKNPEFRQYTYKVVDENVPFTMNADTVVVNGSIDFEGLKTYTFKVAVTDKLDPTLTDTADVTVKINDVDERPKIIVDDDDDGNDDTDSLCIAHCEVDSIDRGSHGKNIVTVGVKENSPIGTVVFEYYVYDEDADDVAKLVPTLEQISTVGTYSDGPTSNDLFEITKKKVGKDRWKIVVTVKDSIDYETLRNAQKNKDPNPQYTVAVVVTDTLDPKNPKSQALSDTIIRVIEIQDVNETPTFVVWPCIIEEHNEIGDSIGHVEHGSDVDSLSPIDKFYKDNRYELIGGDTTLFGLDTNGDVIAKVVFNCEDTTAMGERVYVCGDSTVYSIDIAYFDKNDTTLKLTRHVPITLIDVNEDPWIVTDSISVAEHVKKGTVVDTIVAKDKDLYDSVLTFTLVEDNSGCFQVSKKGVVTVKVDRCAALDYETNKVLPIKVKVTDTKNASETQTVYVKVEDVNEPPSIKDQEIHVSEDAKVNTVIGKVVATDPDIDPKYTTLNYTIISGDSTVFKINPKTGEITLKDTLDYETKKQYKIKVRVDDSEFADTATVTIKVDNVVETSTVIITKFDNPDTTINYPDTVYTNQPDGVISWRQDDDILSMDTTFKPGKNVIVISYKDPTKDKGAKDTIVVMYSNASPVVTVSGDADAVVAENVYTIVEKTDKADTNLYVNERSKDIRVTVKDPANKTDTSFVVSLALESVEVPQKTLDAVGKIAKGGVVVDVTRKGSVRTPVNGTEIKVSYKEIIGKDTVTVSYMTDNDGEPVKVAVINAKGKVDSIEVMTVSYNTVIDGKTVTVSYQADAVTGEVLVKDSNGALMVSGASKSSNSSSSKKGNSSSSTSDGGKGRVTEGMFQITYNTEDALGNSTTISYSVDEKGNVVQNAEGDIGYSVAYTYTNVYGNAATQSVFIVLDQVGPKVEILTPEYGEIIHSNYVKVKWAVNGIEQDTLNMQGLVKGTNYVVRFFRDKAGNEASDTVLVMMKDGKDVDISVEQPVTEVSKEQVDEYYAINPPEEGQNFAVSIRNPSTGKEYETLKGIGSKTKQGSGKEPYPGASGSAHLGPTLALDVHLPTVNAVGGLATLDDLIASDGMITLEGVDAKNGTKVSVQEYVEQYCEEDFELPSDLSQVNLYDSKMIIKVWIYTNLGGFVDYYTFTQDMNDPSFTNDAGMLQMFFEQKVDKDGFVRDQDGKLYATGAYLYKVEATIRSTLRCTLPSEDYDAKTGSFGLNAKKMGDRVKSSDDLLKPFGYKRPSEK encoded by the coding sequence TTCGAATGAGGTAAAGGTGAATGGCGCCCTCGACCATGAAGGCGTTGTGACTTACACCTTCAGGGTTGCCGTTTCTGACAAGAATGATCCTAAGCTGACGGATACGGCTACCGTTACGGTTACGATTGATAACGTGAACGAAACTCCGAATCTGGACTGCCTCGAAGATGATGAAAATTGTGACGGTCCGTTCAAGATCGAAGAAAACTCTCCGACTGGCACGCCGATCCACAATTTTGCCGTGAGCGACGTGGATGCTGGCGATGTGCTTACGCTTACCCTCGAAGATACGCTCGGTCGTGGAGCTGAAAGCCTCTTCGACGTGAAGTTCAACGATGATAAGACACAGATGGTTGTCTTCGTGAAGGACGGCAAGAAACTTGACTACGAAAAAGTTGATCCTTCCTATGTTGTACGCCTGATCGTGACTGACAAGGGACTTCTCGCCGATACGCTTGTCCGTACCATCGAAGTCATCGACGTGAACGAACTGCAGGTGGTTGACGATGCAACCTTCGATGTGGATGAAAATTCCACGGTCGGCACCAAAGTGGGCTCACTTGTCGTGACCGATCCCGATATCAAGAACCCCGAGTTCCGTCAGTACACCTATAAGGTGGTTGACGAAAACGTTCCGTTCACGATGAATGCTGATACGGTTGTTGTTAACGGTTCGATTGACTTTGAAGGTCTGAAGACTTATACGTTCAAGGTTGCTGTGACGGATAAACTCGATCCTACGCTTACCGACACAGCCGATGTAACAGTGAAAATTAACGATGTCGATGAACGTCCGAAGATTATTGTCGATGATGACGATGATGGTAACGACGACACCGATTCGCTCTGCATTGCTCACTGCGAAGTTGACTCGATTGACCGTGGTAGCCATGGTAAGAATATCGTGACCGTTGGTGTCAAGGAAAATTCTCCGATTGGCACGGTAGTGTTCGAATACTATGTCTATGACGAAGATGCCGACGATGTGGCAAAGCTTGTTCCCACGCTGGAACAGATTAGCACCGTTGGAACCTATAGCGATGGCCCGACCTCGAACGACTTGTTCGAAATCACCAAGAAGAAGGTGGGCAAAGACCGCTGGAAGATTGTCGTGACTGTCAAGGATTCTATTGACTACGAAACGCTCCGTAATGCCCAAAAGAACAAAGACCCGAATCCGCAGTACACGGTGGCGGTCGTCGTGACCGATACGCTGGATCCCAAGAATCCGAAGTCTCAGGCCCTGAGCGATACGATTATTCGCGTTATCGAAATCCAGGATGTGAACGAAACGCCGACTTTCGTGGTGTGGCCCTGCATTATCGAGGAACATAACGAGATTGGCGATTCTATCGGCCATGTCGAACATGGTAGCGACGTAGACTCCCTGTCGCCGATCGATAAGTTCTACAAGGATAATAGGTACGAGTTGATTGGTGGCGATACGACTCTGTTCGGGCTTGACACGAATGGTGACGTGATTGCTAAGGTTGTGTTTAATTGTGAAGATACGACTGCAATGGGTGAACGCGTATACGTTTGCGGTGATTCGACGGTTTACTCGATCGACATTGCCTACTTCGACAAGAACGACACGACGCTTAAGCTCACAAGACATGTGCCGATTACGCTGATTGACGTGAACGAAGATCCGTGGATCGTGACGGACTCCATCAGTGTGGCCGAACACGTCAAGAAGGGTACGGTGGTCGATACCATTGTCGCTAAGGATAAGGATCTGTACGATTCCGTGTTGACCTTTACGCTGGTCGAAGACAACAGCGGATGCTTCCAGGTGTCCAAGAAGGGTGTCGTGACTGTAAAGGTTGACCGTTGCGCGGCTCTGGACTACGAAACGAACAAGGTTCTCCCGATCAAGGTGAAGGTTACCGACACGAAGAATGCTTCTGAGACCCAGACGGTTTACGTGAAGGTTGAAGACGTGAACGAGCCGCCTTCTATCAAGGATCAGGAAATCCATGTTTCTGAAGACGCCAAGGTGAATACCGTTATCGGTAAGGTGGTGGCGACGGATCCTGATATCGATCCGAAGTACACGACTTTGAACTATACGATTATCAGTGGTGATTCTACGGTGTTCAAGATCAATCCGAAGACGGGTGAAATTACCCTGAAGGATACCTTGGATTACGAAACCAAGAAACAGTACAAGATTAAGGTCCGTGTCGATGATTCCGAATTTGCGGATACCGCTACGGTGACGATTAAGGTTGACAACGTGGTTGAAACCTCTACGGTGATCATTACCAAGTTCGACAATCCGGATACGACCATTAACTACCCGGATACGGTTTACACGAACCAGCCGGATGGTGTGATTTCCTGGAGACAGGATGACGATATCCTTTCGATGGATACGACATTCAAGCCGGGTAAGAACGTGATCGTGATTTCTTATAAGGATCCGACAAAGGACAAGGGCGCAAAGGATACGATCGTTGTGATGTATAGCAACGCCTCTCCTGTGGTGACCGTGTCGGGTGATGCCGATGCCGTTGTGGCCGAAAACGTCTATACCATTGTCGAAAAGACCGATAAGGCCGATACGAACCTTTATGTGAACGAACGCAGCAAGGATATCCGCGTAACGGTGAAGGATCCGGCGAACAAGACTGATACTTCCTTCGTGGTAAGCCTTGCGCTTGAATCGGTGGAAGTGCCGCAGAAGACGCTTGATGCCGTAGGCAAGATTGCCAAGGGCGGTGTCGTTGTGGATGTTACGCGCAAGGGTAGCGTACGTACGCCTGTGAACGGAACCGAAATCAAGGTCTCCTACAAGGAAATCATCGGCAAGGATACTGTAACGGTCTCCTACATGACCGATAACGATGGCGAACCGGTGAAGGTTGCTGTTATAAATGCAAAGGGCAAGGTTGACTCCATTGAAGTGATGACTGTTTCTTATAATACGGTCATTGACGGAAAGACGGTCACGGTTTCTTACCAGGCCGACGCTGTGACAGGCGAAGTGCTGGTGAAGGATTCGAACGGTGCCCTGATGGTGAGCGGTGCTTCCAAGTCTTCGAACAGCTCTTCTTCCAAGAAGGGGAACAGTTCTTCGAGCACAAGCGATGGCGGCAAGGGCCGTGTCACCGAAGGTATGTTCCAGATTACCTACAATACCGAAGATGCCCTGGGCAATTCGACGACCATTTCTTACTCTGTTGACGAAAAGGGTAACGTGGTGCAGAACGCCGAAGGCGATATCGGTTACTCGGTTGCCTACACCTATACCAACGTCTACGGCAACGCCGCAACGCAGTCCGTGTTCATCGTGCTCGACCAGGTTGGACCGAAGGTGGAAATCCTTACGCCTGAATATGGCGAAATTATCCACTCCAACTACGTGAAGGTGAAGTGGGCTGTGAACGGTATCGAACAAGATACCTTGAATATGCAGGGTCTTGTGAAGGGTACCAACTACGTGGTCCGCTTCTTCCGCGACAAGGCCGGTAACGAGGCTTCGGATACCGTGCTCGTGATGATGAAGGACGGCAAGGACGTGGATATTTCTGTGGAACAGCCGGTGACCGAAGTTTCCAAGGAACAGGTGGATGAATACTACGCTATCAATCCGCCTGAAGAAGGCCAGAACTTCGCTGTAAGTATCCGTAACCCCTCTACGGGTAAGGAATACGAAACCTTGAAGGGTATCGGTTCCAAGACGAAACAGGGTAGCGGCAAGGAACCTTATCCGGGTGCCTCTGGCAGCGCTCACCTTGGCCCGACACTTGCTCTCGATGTGCACCTGCCGACCGTGAATGCCGTGGGTGGCCTTGCAACCTTGGATGACTTGATTGCTTCTGATGGCATGATTACGCTCGAAGGCGTGGATGCCAAGAACGGTACCAAGGTCTCGGTCCAGGAATACGTCGAACAGTACTGCGAAGAAGACTTCGAACTTCCGAGCGACCTGAGCCAGGTGAACCTGTACGATTCCAAGATGATTATCAAGGTCTGGATTTACACCAACCTTGGCGGCTTCGTGGATTACTACACCTTCACGCAGGATATGAACGACCCGAGCTTCACCAACGATGCCGGTATGCTGCAGATGTTCTTCGAACAGAAGGTGGATAAGGATGGCTTTGTCCGCGACCAGGACGGCAAGCTCTATGCAACGGGTGCTTACCTGTACAAGGTCGAAGCGACCATCCGCTCTACACTCCGTTGTACGCTTCCTTCCGAAGATTACGATGCCAAGACGGGCTCGTTCGGGCTTAACGCCAAGAAGATGGGCGACAGGGTGAAGTCTAGCGACGATCTCTTGAAGCCGTTCGGTTACAAGCGTCCGAGCGAAAAGTAA
- a CDS encoding stress response translation initiation inhibitor YciH (involved in start site selection during the initiation of translation) yields MGIEERSTLVYSTALGGRVKQEKPKAERPKGDGVVRIQLKRLGGGKMASVVTGVPLDEDELKELARELKQKCGVGGSVKDFTIEIQGDKRPVLKTELEKRGYTVKLSGG; encoded by the coding sequence ATGGGAATTGAAGAACGTTCGACATTGGTCTATTCTACGGCACTGGGTGGTCGTGTAAAACAGGAAAAGCCTAAGGCGGAGCGCCCCAAGGGCGATGGTGTGGTCCGTATCCAGCTTAAGCGTTTGGGGGGCGGCAAGATGGCAAGTGTCGTGACCGGTGTTCCGCTCGACGAAGATGAACTCAAGGAACTGGCTCGCGAACTCAAGCAGAAGTGCGGCGTGGGTGGTTCCGTCAAGGACTTTACGATTGAAATCCAGGGTGACAAACGCCCGGTATTAAAGACCGAACTCGAAAAAAGAGGGTATACGGTTAAACTTTCCGGCGGTTAA
- a CDS encoding FecR family protein: protein MTRIIPEKMLIRALTVLAIFPALAFSASAAGKVRSALGQVDRWKAKQSEWNALRVGANVYQSDRVRTGVESEVIFGLPDGSTISIAENSEVELANLLEPNNEGGFETKIDIHRGFINFAVHKLNKKSKFLFKTGTATASIRGTEGFIGGEGVFFAGLKTGKLEISPDGSANSVSIVAGETTFGRDSLVVVKLASSGEERFARRLEKILKDKSKSLNELVREVEKADSAYQNELKEEAKKASESLPENGFSLKSASPFEVCDQGLVVEGFYRTTDENASLVLKVGNSFTSNNLIRAFDGNSHSFVQKVALNDENGLWTADKATLTFKGAGVVSEKSVDLLVNKACADVNTKAPVVQIVSYDSLRCVANLSLTDMKNDAGIAVVEVDGASIVEEAVTKNAQKRIKLKPGPHEYTVRAEDQAGNKAEVTKTMGCYPVKRFNIEIQGKAKEVLKVPPPPKDIPDRISQTLQFRIRVPDNAPENLYKVTVKQNGKILLQETLSQIQNLDYQIPLELSRGGANHIEVEAIHKSGYKAKAKKIYEVR from the coding sequence ATGACCAGAATCATTCCTGAAAAGATGTTGATCCGTGCGCTTACGGTTCTTGCTATTTTCCCGGCACTTGCTTTTTCTGCATCGGCGGCGGGCAAGGTGCGTTCTGCTTTAGGGCAGGTGGATCGCTGGAAGGCGAAACAGAGTGAATGGAACGCCCTTAGGGTTGGTGCGAACGTCTATCAGTCAGACAGAGTCAGGACCGGTGTAGAATCCGAAGTGATATTTGGACTCCCTGACGGCAGTACGATTTCTATCGCCGAAAATTCCGAAGTGGAACTGGCGAACCTCCTGGAACCGAATAACGAGGGCGGTTTCGAAACCAAGATTGATATCCACAGGGGCTTTATCAATTTTGCGGTACACAAGCTGAACAAGAAGTCGAAATTCCTCTTTAAGACGGGAACGGCGACAGCTTCTATTCGCGGCACCGAGGGCTTTATCGGTGGCGAGGGAGTCTTCTTTGCAGGTCTTAAGACGGGTAAGCTAGAAATTTCGCCCGACGGAAGTGCTAATAGCGTTTCCATTGTTGCTGGAGAAACGACGTTCGGGCGTGATTCCCTGGTTGTCGTCAAGCTCGCGTCGTCGGGCGAGGAACGTTTTGCCCGTCGGCTCGAAAAGATTTTGAAGGACAAGTCGAAGTCCCTGAACGAGTTGGTTCGCGAAGTGGAAAAGGCGGATTCCGCCTACCAGAACGAGCTGAAGGAAGAAGCGAAGAAGGCCTCGGAATCCCTCCCCGAAAATGGATTCTCTCTTAAGAGTGCGTCTCCATTCGAAGTTTGCGATCAGGGGCTGGTCGTCGAAGGATTCTACCGGACGACCGACGAAAACGCGAGCCTTGTCCTGAAGGTGGGAAACTCGTTTACTTCGAATAACTTGATTCGTGCTTTCGACGGTAACTCACATTCCTTTGTACAGAAAGTCGCTCTGAACGATGAAAACGGCCTCTGGACAGCGGACAAGGCGACCTTGACGTTCAAGGGAGCTGGAGTGGTGAGTGAAAAGTCCGTCGACCTTTTGGTGAACAAGGCGTGTGCCGATGTCAATACCAAGGCTCCCGTGGTACAGATTGTTTCTTATGACTCTTTGCGCTGTGTCGCGAACTTGTCGCTTACAGACATGAAGAATGATGCCGGTATTGCGGTGGTAGAAGTTGACGGCGCTTCGATTGTTGAAGAGGCTGTCACGAAGAACGCTCAGAAGCGTATCAAGCTTAAACCGGGGCCGCATGAATATACGGTCCGTGCCGAAGACCAGGCAGGAAACAAGGCCGAAGTGACAAAGACAATGGGATGCTACCCGGTAAAGCGTTTCAATATCGAAATCCAGGGGAAGGCGAAAGAAGTTCTCAAGGTTCCGCCTCCGCCCAAGGACATTCCTGACCGTATCTCGCAGACATTGCAGTTTAGGATTCGTGTGCCGGACAATGCTCCCGAAAATCTGTATAAGGTGACCGTCAAGCAGAACGGAAAGATTCTTCTGCAGGAAACTCTTTCGCAAATTCAAAATCTGGATTACCAGATTCCGCTTGAACTTTCGAGGGGTGGTGCGAACCATATTGAAGTGGAAGCGATTCACAAGAGCGGATACAAGGCAAAAGCTAAGAAGATTTACGAGGTTCGCTAA
- a CDS encoding right-handed parallel beta-helix repeat-containing protein, which translates to MSRVGALIAFLMAALYGSAFAVDSLSRQVIGGNISGFLKKDKAPYQVNETLVVSEGRALVIEAGVEIFFNEGTGLDVRGGNLAIMGEHSNPVLLSPAKEGSTWNGISITGLKRSEVQGVLLKDADFGFAVESGALELRDATIDNAMRAAVYVRNASVDLQWVRVQNCRNVGVWATQSASVDIDGSNLDNNNIALVVGDEATVSLQRSNLDVNGTAILDLGNNRLRQRNTLIEGNLVGFASKDLPTEDLKSAMNKNHKDVSRNIEDLLENLGEEPHNPYADGMKLLAHSQGDSADTLWSVSGSVGLEVGYHKVDTKHHHSDTPYVSGSDSVFRGERYLNYFQVPGLFANWNANMVMQSPRGQLVEVIADVSSDTWDHFKVHQFQASYTDDMQRLVLGDFYTNAGQIYLDGINAFGGLYEMSLFENSAKEPLFVGTVFGGEVRAPKIVGEKNYDVYKDYVEDGEAEAQEMIVGGKVRWNMHRRFNGTLGFIGSKDYLEDPFFRDGMNEATNTASPLESSRNVFADGNWLVFPGDIKLNGQVAVGGADTVNAEKIRAINQVFSEAGLDASNFALLNKLMRDPRQVNSLTTEQLESIYGENSMKSPSEMRTELRALLKRASQVAAETKVEDLRPSHADFWGHEHWAVAGSYQWSNATTFIEGYLRYVGREYYSAGSPDLLQNTRMIGGNLKHSFYDFWKLGFGYTMNVENAADDGDGYNIFGMAEGSQWGMFSGAEKDWLKEHEQDPNRALYIHDGYLTNDFKVSEKIGLWLKYAINYRTRSTPQRLYANYSANSGIYEDPWFKAQKGKASLTVYSDNDTLEIDSARWAEYYALSDEEYLATEFVERLMKHTLELGFSFKLPKKNVLKVSGVLIARTDMSKFEQDKRIRKFNFTDETYGILGYYFHGGDYLEQRYPISLSTSLGDFRNMFSVMPRYKMYNRNEMREFEWNLLDNMNLVLSKNFLELSLSGGIRQNLLSYEIDDSRYDEMELDIDGSASLRVYHTPSLYSDWTVGSIFNYRPDNRADEYKDYYVTAALNYDF; encoded by the coding sequence ATGTCTAGAGTGGGCGCTCTAATTGCCTTTTTGATGGCGGCACTTTATGGAAGTGCTTTTGCTGTCGATTCGCTTTCGCGGCAGGTGATTGGCGGAAACATTTCGGGTTTTCTGAAAAAGGACAAGGCTCCTTACCAGGTGAACGAAACTCTGGTGGTTTCCGAAGGGCGCGCTTTGGTGATTGAAGCGGGAGTCGAGATCTTCTTTAACGAGGGGACGGGGCTGGATGTGCGTGGTGGAAATTTGGCCATCATGGGCGAACACTCGAATCCGGTTCTTCTTTCTCCGGCAAAGGAAGGCTCTACCTGGAACGGTATTTCTATTACGGGGCTGAAGCGTTCCGAGGTGCAGGGCGTTTTGCTGAAAGATGCCGATTTTGGTTTTGCGGTTGAAAGTGGCGCTTTGGAATTACGTGACGCAACGATTGACAATGCAATGCGTGCGGCGGTGTATGTTCGCAACGCCTCGGTCGATTTGCAGTGGGTGCGTGTCCAGAATTGCCGGAATGTGGGCGTGTGGGCGACCCAGAGTGCAAGCGTCGATATTGACGGTTCCAATTTGGATAACAACAATATTGCCCTGGTTGTCGGTGACGAGGCGACGGTTAGCCTGCAACGTTCTAATTTGGATGTTAATGGAACCGCGATTCTTGACCTGGGAAACAATCGCTTGCGGCAGCGCAATACGCTAATCGAGGGAAACCTTGTTGGGTTTGCCTCTAAGGATTTACCGACAGAAGACCTGAAGTCGGCCATGAATAAAAATCATAAGGATGTTTCGCGAAATATCGAGGACCTTCTGGAAAATCTGGGAGAGGAACCTCATAATCCTTATGCCGACGGAATGAAGTTGTTGGCTCATTCTCAGGGCGATTCGGCGGATACGCTTTGGAGTGTGTCGGGAAGCGTCGGCCTTGAAGTGGGCTACCACAAGGTCGATACGAAACACCACCATTCGGATACGCCTTACGTTTCGGGAAGCGATTCTGTTTTTCGTGGGGAACGTTACCTGAACTATTTCCAGGTGCCGGGCTTGTTTGCGAACTGGAATGCCAATATGGTGATGCAGTCTCCGCGGGGGCAGTTGGTCGAGGTGATTGCCGACGTGTCGAGTGACACCTGGGACCATTTCAAGGTGCATCAGTTCCAGGCTTCTTATACCGATGATATGCAGCGTCTTGTCTTGGGTGATTTCTATACCAATGCGGGGCAAATTTACCTGGATGGAATCAATGCGTTTGGCGGATTATACGAAATGTCGCTTTTTGAAAATTCGGCAAAGGAACCTTTGTTTGTAGGAACGGTCTTTGGCGGTGAAGTCCGCGCTCCTAAAATCGTTGGCGAAAAGAATTACGACGTCTATAAGGATTATGTCGAAGATGGCGAAGCCGAGGCGCAGGAGATGATTGTGGGGGGCAAGGTCCGCTGGAACATGCACCGTCGTTTTAACGGAACGCTAGGCTTTATTGGCAGCAAGGATTATCTTGAAGATCCCTTCTTTAGGGATGGTATGAATGAGGCTACGAATACGGCCTCGCCGCTGGAGTCTTCTAGAAACGTGTTTGCCGATGGAAACTGGTTGGTTTTTCCGGGGGATATAAAGCTTAATGGACAGGTGGCTGTAGGTGGCGCCGATACGGTGAATGCCGAAAAGATTCGGGCCATTAACCAGGTGTTTTCGGAAGCGGGGCTGGATGCCTCTAATTTTGCTCTGCTGAACAAGCTGATGCGTGACCCGCGGCAGGTGAATTCGTTGACGACGGAACAGTTGGAATCGATTTATGGTGAAAATTCCATGAAGTCGCCTTCTGAAATGCGCACGGAATTGAGAGCCTTGTTGAAGCGCGCGTCGCAGGTGGCCGCAGAAACGAAAGTCGAGGACCTGAGGCCTTCGCATGCCGATTTCTGGGGACATGAACACTGGGCGGTGGCGGGTTCTTACCAGTGGTCGAATGCGACGACTTTTATCGAAGGTTATTTAAGGTATGTGGGGCGCGAGTATTATAGTGCGGGTTCCCCGGATTTGTTGCAGAACACCCGCATGATCGGCGGTAACCTGAAACATTCTTTTTATGATTTCTGGAAACTGGGTTTCGGCTATACGATGAATGTTGAAAACGCCGCCGATGACGGTGACGGCTACAATATCTTCGGAATGGCCGAAGGAAGCCAGTGGGGGATGTTTTCGGGAGCTGAAAAGGATTGGCTCAAGGAGCACGAGCAGGATCCGAACAGGGCCCTGTATATTCATGACGGTTACTTGACGAATGACTTTAAGGTGTCCGAAAAAATTGGACTTTGGTTGAAATACGCGATTAACTACAGGACTCGCAGCACACCGCAGCGCCTATACGCTAATTATTCCGCTAATTCGGGAATTTACGAGGATCCGTGGTTTAAGGCGCAGAAGGGAAAAGCGAGCTTGACAGTGTATTCCGATAACGATACCCTGGAAATAGATTCGGCGAGATGGGCGGAGTACTATGCCCTTTCCGACGAGGAGTACCTGGCGACAGAATTTGTGGAACGCCTGATGAAGCATACGCTGGAATTGGGATTCTCGTTCAAGCTGCCAAAGAAGAATGTCCTCAAGGTTTCTGGGGTGCTGATTGCGCGGACGGACATGTCCAAGTTTGAGCAGGACAAGCGGATTCGAAAGTTCAATTTTACCGATGAAACTTATGGCATTCTGGGTTATTATTTCCATGGGGGTGATTACCTGGAACAGCGCTATCCTATTTCGCTTTCGACATCGCTCGGAGACTTTAGGAATATGTTCTCGGTGATGCCCCGCTATAAAATGTACAATCGTAACGAAATGCGCGAATTCGAATGGAATTTGCTTGATAATATGAACCTGGTCCTTTCGAAGAATTTCTTGGAACTCTCGCTTTCGGGCGGAATTCGGCAGAATCTATTGAGCTATGAGATTGACGATTCCCGCTATGATGAGATGGAGCTGGATATAGACGGTTCTGCATCGTTGCGCGTTTACCACACGCCGTCGCTTTATTCGGACTGGACCGTAGGTTCTATCTTCAATTACCGCCCCGATAACCGCGCCGATGAATATAAGGACTACTATGTAACCGCCGCCCTAAATTATGACTTCTAA
- a CDS encoding deoxyribonuclease IV, which produces MFIGCHLSSSAGFLAMGETALSIGADTFQFFTRNPRGGAAKPFDKADAASLVQLLEKNHFGPILAHAPYTLNACAADEGLRQYAIDVMKDDLFRMDHFPGAMYNFHPGSHVKQGVDVGIELIAKALNQILSCEQKTTVLLETMAGKGSEVGRTFEELRSIIDRVELSDKLGICLDTCHVFDGGYDIVNHLDDVLSEFDKVLGIDRLKAIHLNDSKNPMGSHKDRHEVLGGGFIGMEALLRVVNHPLLKKLPFYLETPNELPGYAREIELVRKHFV; this is translated from the coding sequence ATGTTCATCGGTTGTCATTTGTCTTCTTCTGCGGGGTTTCTCGCAATGGGTGAGACCGCCCTATCGATTGGTGCAGATACCTTTCAGTTTTTTACCCGCAATCCGCGTGGAGGTGCCGCAAAACCTTTTGACAAGGCCGATGCTGCCTCTTTGGTGCAACTGCTTGAGAAAAATCATTTTGGCCCGATTCTTGCGCATGCACCCTATACGTTGAACGCCTGTGCCGCAGACGAGGGACTTCGACAGTATGCGATAGACGTGATGAAAGACGATCTTTTCCGAATGGACCATTTTCCGGGCGCGATGTATAACTTCCATCCGGGTAGCCATGTGAAGCAGGGAGTCGATGTCGGGATAGAATTAATCGCTAAGGCTCTGAACCAGATTCTTTCTTGTGAGCAAAAGACGACCGTGTTGCTTGAAACAATGGCGGGAAAAGGTTCCGAGGTGGGGCGAACTTTCGAAGAATTGCGCTCGATTATCGATCGCGTGGAACTTTCCGATAAGCTTGGAATTTGCCTGGATACCTGCCATGTTTTCGACGGTGGCTATGATATCGTGAATCACCTGGACGATGTGCTTTCGGAATTTGACAAGGTCTTGGGTATTGATCGACTAAAGGCTATTCATCTGAATGATTCCAAAAATCCGATGGGGAGTCATAAAGATCGCCATGAGGTGCTGGGCGGCGGCTTTATTGGAATGGAAGCCCTTTTGCGGGTGGTGAATCATCCGTTGCTCAAGAAATTGCCGTTCTATCTGGAAACACCGAATGAATTGCCCGGTTATGCTAGGGAAATCGAACTTGTAAGGAAGCATTTTGTTTGA